GGTAGCCGCCGTCGATCAGGGTGAAAGCGTCCCCACTGCGCAGGATGATCCAGTTCGACGCCGGCCCTTCCGTGAAAAAGACATCCGGGGCCGGTTCCGTCAGCGTGTATGTCCGAGCGGACTTCGCGGGCTTCCGTGCAGCTTTCATGCCCCACCTCCTCTACAGAGGTATAGCTCCAAGCCAGTCCGGCCGCAATGGACCCGCCTAGTCGCCGGAGGACTCGTAGAAGTCCCAGGCAGTGATTGTTTCGGGCACGGGCAGCGCATGCCCGGTGCGCGGGATGACCGCCTGCAGCGAGCTGAGCTTCGCGCCCGGACGGCCGCGGTGCGCCAGGACCATCGAGCCGAGCATGAACATGTCGGCAACCGGTGCCTGGACCGCCACCGCCTGGACCACAAACGGCCCTCCCAGGGCGTCGAAGACTGCGGTGACCAGGTCTCCGTGCTCAACGCCGCTGAGCAGGACCTCAAGAAATTCACGGTCCGGGTTCTGGCCGGTGAGGGTGCTGACGAAGGCCGCGTCCTCATCCTGCAGGAGGGCCAGGGATTGGATGTCGCGTTCGGGCTTTCCGTTGTTTTCGATGCTGCGGTGGCCGAGCATCCGAACCCCGAGCACCGGGGACTTGAAGGCTGTTCCGGCCACCCGGAACACCCCATAGTGGTCGCTCTTGAAGGTTGCGGCGGCCAGATCCGCCGGCCCCAGCTGCGCCAGGATCTCCGCCATTCCCTTGACGTCCCGGCGTTTGGGCAGCACCGGCGGAGTGACCGCCAGGGACAGCGGCTCATAGGCTGTGGGCTGCAGCAGTGCCGCGGCGGCTGCAGCCGAGGCCGCAGCGGGATCCGCGTCCAGCAGCTGCCAGAAGGCCGCTTCCCCGATAATGTCCACGCTCTGGCCTTTGGCCCGCAGGTCCTGCGCCTTCTGGACCGAGCGGCTGACGACGGCGCCTGGCCGCAGCATGTCAGCGTTCCAGTCCCCCACCACCAGCAGGGTGGTGGCGCGGGTGGGAGCGTGGTTGTTCAGTGCACCGCCGTGTTCCAGCACCAGCTGCTGCAGGACCGGGCGTTCCACGGAGAAGTCGCCGGTGAAGGAGACCATGTGTCCGCTCATCTTCACGGAGACCGGGGCCACCGGTTCGCTCAGGTCCAGGGTGGGCCGCGGGGCAAACCGGGCCCACGGTGTGGCCGGTCCCGCTGCAGCAGCCCCTGTGACCGCTGCCCCCGCCGGCACCAGCCCCGCCGGCACCGCAGCCGACGATCCCCCGCACAGCTTCAGGACGGCGTCGATGTCCGCCAGCCCTTCCCGTTCGGCAATGGCGATGGTGATGTTGGCGCAGGCCTCGGCGTCGGCCAGGCCGTCGTGGTGCTGGAAGGCCCCAAAGCCCAGGGCAGCGTGAACGGTGGGCAGTTTGTGGTTCTCCAGCACCAGCAGTTTTTGAGCCAGCTTTACCGAGCAGCCGTAGGTGAAGGACCGCACCGCAATGCCTGCGGTCTCACTGGTCTTGGCGAACACGCCAACATCGAAGATTGCATTGTGGGCGAGGAGCACGTCGTCATCGATGAAGGCCGCGATCTCCGGATGAACCTGCGCCCACGTGGGTGCTCCCGCGACCATCGCCTCGGTGATGCCGTGGACCTCCACGTTGCGGGGCCAGAAGCCTCCGCCGTCGGTGGGCCGCAGGAGCCAGCTTCCCCGCTCCACAATCCGGCCGCTCCGGACCTTCACCATCCCCAGTGCACAGGCCGATGCCCGCGATCCGTTGGCTGTTTCAAAGTCGATCGCGGTGAAGTTCAATGTCATGTTGTGTGTATTCCTAGGGATGTGACCGAACGCAGCTCGGCGTTGCTAAACCGCGAGTGGCGGCCCTCCACTCTACCGGGACGGGAATGCAGGCCCCGCGGCTGCAGTTGTGCCGGCATGAGCCTTTCCGACAGCACTCCCGAAGCCCTGCCGCCCGTCCGCCAGCTGCGCCTGGTCATAGCCGCTGAGGATTATGAGGCGGCACTGGCCTTTTACCGGGACACCCTGGGCATGCCCGAACAGGAAGCGTACTCGGGCGGCGACGGGGCCGAAGTCACCATTCTGGACGCTGGCCGGGCCACCCTGGAGATTTCCAATCCGGCGCAGGTCCGCATGATTGACCGGGTCGAGGCGGACGGGCAGCCAAGCCTGAAGCTGCGGGTGGCCCTTGAGGTGGGCGACGCCCGGCTGGCCACCCGCGCAGCGGTCGACGGCGGCGCGGAGCTGGTGGCCAATCCCCGGGAAACTCCGTGGCGCTCGCTAAACTCCCGACTCAACGGTCCTGAAGGAGTGCAGCTGACCCTGTTCGAGGAACTGGACGAATGATGGGGAGCGCTGCCGGACGCCGCGCTGCGCCCGAAGGCACCAGTCCCCCGGCCCGCCCGTTTTGTAAGCTTGAGAAGTGCCCGTCCCCTCCGCCGCTTCGATGACCTCAGGAGCCGGCCGCTTCGCCCCGAGCCCAACGGGAGACCTACACGTCGGCAACCTCCGCACGGCCATTCTGGCGTGGCTTTTTGCGCGCTCCACGGGCAGGCGCTTCCTGCTGCGGGTTGAGGATCTGGACCCGGAGCGCTCCCGGCCGGAGACGGGGCAGCTGCTTGACCTCACCGCCGTCGGGCTCACCTGGGACGCGGCGCCCGTGCGGCAGTCCGAGCGCACCAGCCTTTATCTGGAGGCCATTGGCCGGCTGGCCGCCGATGGCCTGGTGTACGAGTGTTTCTGCACGCGCAGCGAAATCGCCGATGCGCCCCGCGCTCCGCACGCCCCGCCCGGTGCGTATCCCGGCACCTGCCGCAACCTGAGCGAAGACGATCGTGCCCGACGGCGGAAGCTGCGTCCCGCTGCGCTGCGGCTGCGCAGCGGGGTTGCGGAGTTCACGGTGACCGACCTGCTGCACGGCGCTTACACAGGACCCGTGGATGACCTGGTGCTGCTGCGCAATGACGGCGTGCCGCCCTATAACCTGGCGGTGGTTGTTGATGATGCCGCGCAGGGCATCGATCAAGTGGTGCGGGGCGGTGACCTGCTGGCCTCGGCTCCGCGGCAGGCATATTTGGCGTCACTCCTTGACCTGCCGCCGGTGGAATACGTGCATGTTCCCCTGGTCCTGAATCCGCGGGGACAGCGGCTGGCCAAGCGCGACGGCGCCATCACCCTCGCAGCCCTCGCCGGCGCCGGGATGGAAACGGCGGGCGTGCGGGACCTGATCCTGGACTCCCTCGGGTTGCCGGCCGGGCCGCTCGACGACGCGCTGACGGCCTTTTCCGTGGCGCAGCTGCCCCGGGAGCCATGGGTCTTTGAGGCGCCGTTTCCCGCTAAGCCCGGCCCAGGTGTATTCCCAGCGCCAGGATGAACGCCGCCAGCCCGATGATCCCCACGATCGCCGCGTCGCGGCGGTGGTGCAGCCAGAGCCAGGACGGGCGCTTGGTGAAGAAGGCATAGAGTCCGGTCAACAGCAGGATCAGCCCGGCCATACCCACATACCCGGGCAGCCCGGACGCAACGCCCTGGGCAATGACCAACAGCAGCATGATGAGACCGAAAATGAAGCTGCCCCAACGAAAGGCGGGCTCACCGCGCGGGTGTGAGCGGGAAACGGAACTGGTCATCGTGATCCCAACCGGAGCCGGCGGCCGCGCGGGCCAGGGCTCCTGGACTAAGCGCAAAGCGTGCTCCCTCCATTCTCCGGGCCGCCGCCAGGAGAAGGGAATACCGCACCCCGGCCGCGCCGCTTGAACGGGCCAAGCAGCACCTCGAAAAAACTTCACCGGGCACCCTTGACCCCACCGGGCCAGGCGCGTACTTTCGTAATCAACCGCAAGGTTGAACAACCAGCACCTTGATTACGACGAAGAGCTGACCGACCGCATGAAATCCACCGGCGACGACCCCCTTCTGGACAAGGCCTTCCTGGCCCTGGCCGATCCGGCCCGCCGCCAGATCATTGCCCGGCTGTCCCGGGGTCCTGCAACGGTCAACGAATTGGCGGAACCCTTCGAGATGTCCAAGCAGGCCGTTTCGAAGCACATTCAGGTCCTCGAGCAGGCGCAGCTTGTCACGAGAAGCCGTGACGCCCAGCGGCGTCCGGTTCACCTGAACCCCGCACGGTTGGAGGCGCTCACCGCATGGATCGGCCAGTACCGGCTGGTCCGCGAGGAGCAGTTCCGCGGCCTTGATGCCGTGCTTCGCAGCCAGGCCGCCCCCGGCGGCCGCCAGGCAAAGGATCCATCATGACCAACACTCTGGAGCTCAACGTCCCCGACGGACTTCCCTTCATCAATTTTTCCCGCGAGCTGGACTATCCGGTTCCCCAGGTCTTCCGCGCTTACCAGGACCCGGATCTCATTGTTCAGTGGCTCGGTCCGCGGGGCATGAAGATGGAAATCGAACATTATGATTTCCGCACCGGCGGTTCCTACTGCTACATCCACACCGGCCCGGACGGTGTGCCGTACACGTTCAGCGGTATCTTCCACACGGTCCGGGAGAACGAATTCGCCGTCCAGACCTTCGAGTTCTCCGGTTATCCCGACGTCGTGAGCATTGAGTTCATGACGATGGAGGCGCTCGACGACGGCCGCACCCGGATCAGCGCGCATTCCGTCTACCCCTCCATGGAGGCCCGCGACGGCATGGCCGCGTCCGGCATGGAAGGCGGTGTGGCCGAGGGCTTCGACCGGCTCGACGAGCTGCTCGCCCAGCTGCAGGAAGGCGCGCTGCAGGGAGAAGGTGCGCCATGAGCAATCCGTTGACCGTCAATGCGCCCGAGGGCATACCCTTCGTGGAGTATGAGCGCGAATTCGATTTCCCGGTGCACGAGGTCTTCCGGGCGCACGTTGATCCGGAGCTCTACTCCCAATGGATCGGTCCACGGGGGCTGAGTACCCGCATCGATGTGTTCGAGCCGCGTCCGGGCGGCGCCTACCGCTTTGTGCAGGCAGGGGACGACGGCGCGGAGTACGCCTTCCGCGGCGTTTTCCACTCGGTCCGCGAGGACGAATTCATGCTGCAGACGTTCGAGTACGAGGGCTACCCGGACGCCGTGACGCTCGAATACGCTACGTTCAGCGAATTGCCCGGCGGCAGGAGCAAACTGGCCGGCCGTTCAGTGTTTCCCACACTGGAAGCCCGGGACGGTTTCGCTGCCGAAGGCATGGAAACCGGGATGTCCGAGGGCTATGACCAGCTCGACGAGGTCCTGGACCGGAGCCGGGCCGAGACCTAACCGCGAAGGAAGAAGGGTAGGAGCACTCATGGACTGGACCTTGGAGGTGGTGGTCCTGCCGGTCAGCGATCTGGACCGGGCCGTCGCCTTTTACCGCGACCAAGTGGGGTTCACTTTGGATCACCGCACGGTCAACGGAGACATGGATTTCGCTCAGCTGACACCGCCGGGATCGGGTTGTTCCATCGTGATCGGGAATCTGCCGTCCCAGCAGCAGATGGAGCCCGGGTCGATGAGCGGTTTGCAGCTGGTGGTGTCCGACGCGCGGGCGGCCCGGGATGAACTGGTCGGCCGCGGCGTGGACGCCAGCGAGTTGACTGTCATTGATCCGCGCGACGGCGGAACGTTTTTCGGTTTCTCGGATCCGGACGGCAACAGCTGGGCCGTGCAGGAAATGAAGGTCCGGGCAGAACAACCGCTGATTCCGCGCAGTGGCTCAGCGCCCTGAGGGACGGACTGACTGGCGGGGCGGACGGACGGGGTGGGCGACGGGGCTGTCCTAGTCCCCCAGCGTCCGGCTCGTTAGGGAATCCATCGTGCAGATAACGGGTCTTCCCGGCATCTCTCGTGCAGATCAAGGGCTTAAACACGCCAAAACAGCCGTTTTGATCCCGTCATCTGCACAAAGGAATTATCGAAGGCCCCTTATCTGCACGAGAGATCGGGGACGGACCGTCCTGACCCCCTTATCTGCACGAGAGATCGGGGACGGACCGTCCTGACCCCCTTATCTGCACGAGAGATCGGGGACGGACCGCTGTGGCCCCGTTATCTGCACAATAGATCGGGGACGGACCTCTTTGACCCCGTTATCTGCACGAGAGATCGCAGCCGAACCGGCACAACACCCGGCCCTCTGCCTATAGCGTGCGCACGACCCGCGCCGGCGAGCCGACCACCACCGAGTTCGCCGGCACATCCTTTGTGACCACGGCTGCCGCCGCGATCACTGCGTTCTCGCCGACCGTTACGCCGGGCAGCACAGTGGCATTGGATCCGATCCACACGTTCCGGCCGATGACGATGGGCGCCGGATGCATGTCGGTGCGGCGGCCGGGATCAAGGTCATGGTTGAGCGTGGCCAGGACGGTGTTGTGGCCAATGAGGCAGTCATCCCCAATGACCACGCCGCCCTGGTCCTGGAACTTGCATCCGGCGTTGATGAACACCCGCTTGCCGATGGTGGTGTTCTTTCCGAAGTCCGAGGAAAACGGTGGAAAGACGGTCACGGTTTCGTCGATGTCCCTGCCGGTTAGGGCGGCCAGGAGTTCCCGGACCCGCGCCGGTTCCTGGTAGCCGCTGTTCAGCTCGCCGGTGATCCGCAGTGCCTCCTGGCTAACCTGGTGCATGGCCGCGTGCAGCGGGGAGCCCCCGGTGATGGTCTCGCCGGCGTTCAGCGCCGCGAGCAGGTCCTCGAGATCCATGGGTGTCCTTCCGATCAGAGCTGTCCTTCGGACCTTAGCCCGGCAGCACCTGTCCCCGCAGCTTTTAGGCCAGCACCTGCCGCCGGCACCTACCCCTGCAGCGCGCCGGCAAACCACCCGGTGATCGTGGTCGGATGCGTAATGGCGGTCCCGACGACGACGGCGAACGCCCCCGCGTCCAGGCAAGCCCGGGCCTGCGCCGGGGTGTGGATCCGTCCTTCGGCGATCAGCGGCCGGCCCAGGTCGAGGGCCGCAATCTCCGCGATGAGTTCCAGGTCCGGACCATCGGTCTTCGGCCGCTCGCCCGTGTATCCGGCCAGCGTCGTGCCAATCACGTCAGCTCCGGCGTCGGCCGCCGCCTTGGCGTCGGCGGCGGACCCGCAGTCTGCCATCACCAGTGCCCCGGTCTGTTCATGCAGGGCCGCGATGGTTTCGGCGAGGTTGCGGCCGTCCGGCCGGGGCCGGCGGGTGCCGTCAATGGCAACAATGTCGGAACCGGCCGCGGCGCAGGCCAGCGCGTGGTCAAGCGTGGGAGTGATGAAAACGCCGTCGGTGCCGTCTTTCCACAGCCCGATCATCGGCACATCCACCGCATCGCGTGTCTGTTCCAGGTCCTGGATCCCCTGGATCCGGACGGCGGCAGCACCGCCGATGACGGCGGCCTGCGCCATCTGCGCCATCGTGCGCGGATCGCGCATTGGCTCTCCGGGATAGGCCTGGCAGGAAACGATCAGCCGGGAGGCCAGAACGGAAAGGTCAAACATGGTGGTGCTCCTGTGATGCGTTGAGTTCAGCGGAAAGACGGTCAAAGGCGAATTTGGCGGCTCCCACGATGGCGGCGCTGGAGCCGAGGTCGGCCGGAACCACGGGGAGGTCCGCCAGCGGGTCCATCAGCTCGGCACGCAGCGCGGCCCGGAACGGTGTCCACCACAGGTCACCGGCTCCGGCCACGCCGCCGCCGACCACCACAACGGACGGATCCAACATGTTCGCGAGTCCGCCCACGGCCTGTCCGGCGGCTGTTGCTCCCGTGGTCAGGGCACGAAGGGCCAGCGGGTCACCGGCGCCCGCCATCTCGGCCACTTCCCGTCCCGTCACGCTCCCGGCGATGGCGTCACCGCCGGCAGGCTCACCGCCGGCAGGCTCCCCGCCGACGGTCTCCCCGCCGACGGTCTCCCCGCCGGCAGTTTCCCCGTCCACGAGTCGCCGGTACAGCGCGGCGATGGACGGCCCGGAGGCGATGGCCTCCACGTGCCCGGCCCGCCCGCAGCTGCACGGCAGCGGACGGCCGCCGTCGTCGTACGCGAAGGGTGAGGCCAGATGCCCCACGTGCCCGGCCACCGCCCGTGCCCCCAGATGCGGTCCGCCATCGAGAATCAGGGAACCGCCGACGCCGGTTCCCACGGCCACGAGCAAGCTGGAGTCCGCGCCGGCGGAGGCACCCCTCCAGTGCTCGCCCAAGTTATGCGCATGCACGTCGTTGACCGCGTAGGCGGGCAGCCCGGACTGCTCAGCGACATGCGCCGCCAGCGGAGTGCCCGCCCAGCCGGTGAGGGAATCGGTGGCCGAAACCACCGATCCGTCCCGGGCGTCAATGACGCCGGCCGAACCAATGCCCACCGCCACCGGATCCAGCCCAGCAGCGCGGGCCTGGGCCAGCAGGGCGGTGACCAGCCCGACGGCGGTGGCCAGGATGGCTGCCGCTCCGGCGGCCGCGGGGGTGGGCCGGGACTCGACGGCGTGCACTGTGCCGGTGGCGTCCACAATGCCGGCGGCCGTTTTGGTGCCGCCCAGGTCCACCCCGATGACGCACTGTGAAGCGGAGGGCATGACTAGATCAGGCCGTTGCGCTCAAGGATGGTGCGGATGGCTGCTGTTTCCGCGTCATCCAGGCTCAGCATCGGCGCGGACATGACGTTGGTGTCGATGACACCCATCAGCATCAGTGCCGTCTTGAACGCGCCCAGACCGGCTGCGCCGCCGGAAACCCGGCCGGGTGCCGGGG
This genomic interval from Arthrobacter citreus contains the following:
- a CDS encoding SRPBCC family protein, producing MSNPLTVNAPEGIPFVEYEREFDFPVHEVFRAHVDPELYSQWIGPRGLSTRIDVFEPRPGGAYRFVQAGDDGAEYAFRGVFHSVREDEFMLQTFEYEGYPDAVTLEYATFSELPGGRSKLAGRSVFPTLEARDGFAAEGMETGMSEGYDQLDEVLDRSRAET
- a CDS encoding DapH/DapD/GlmU-related protein, whose translation is MDLEDLLAALNAGETITGGSPLHAAMHQVSQEALRITGELNSGYQEPARVRELLAALTGRDIDETVTVFPPFSSDFGKNTTIGKRVFINAGCKFQDQGGVVIGDDCLIGHNTVLATLNHDLDPGRRTDMHPAPIVIGRNVWIGSNATVLPGVTVGENAVIAAAAVVTKDVPANSVVVGSPARVVRTL
- a CDS encoding exonuclease domain-containing protein encodes the protein MTLNFTAIDFETANGSRASACALGMVKVRSGRIVERGSWLLRPTDGGGFWPRNVEVHGITEAMVAGAPTWAQVHPEIAAFIDDDVLLAHNAIFDVGVFAKTSETAGIAVRSFTYGCSVKLAQKLLVLENHKLPTVHAALGFGAFQHHDGLADAEACANITIAIAEREGLADIDAVLKLCGGSSAAVPAGLVPAGAAVTGAAAAGPATPWARFAPRPTLDLSEPVAPVSVKMSGHMVSFTGDFSVERPVLQQLVLEHGGALNNHAPTRATTLLVVGDWNADMLRPGAVVSRSVQKAQDLRAKGQSVDIIGEAAFWQLLDADPAAASAAAAAALLQPTAYEPLSLAVTPPVLPKRRDVKGMAEILAQLGPADLAAATFKSDHYGVFRVAGTAFKSPVLGVRMLGHRSIENNGKPERDIQSLALLQDEDAAFVSTLTGQNPDREFLEVLLSGVEHGDLVTAVFDALGGPFVVQAVAVQAPVADMFMLGSMVLAHRGRPGAKLSSLQAVIPRTGHALPVPETITAWDFYESSGD
- a CDS encoding SRPBCC family protein — protein: MTNTLELNVPDGLPFINFSRELDYPVPQVFRAYQDPDLIVQWLGPRGMKMEIEHYDFRTGGSYCYIHTGPDGVPYTFSGIFHTVRENEFAVQTFEFSGYPDVVSIEFMTMEALDDGRTRISAHSVYPSMEARDGMAASGMEGGVAEGFDRLDELLAQLQEGALQGEGAP
- a CDS encoding metalloregulator ArsR/SmtB family transcription factor yields the protein MKSTGDDPLLDKAFLALADPARRQIIARLSRGPATVNELAEPFEMSKQAVSKHIQVLEQAQLVTRSRDAQRRPVHLNPARLEALTAWIGQYRLVREEQFRGLDAVLRSQAAPGGRQAKDPS
- a CDS encoding VOC family protein — translated: MSLSDSTPEALPPVRQLRLVIAAEDYEAALAFYRDTLGMPEQEAYSGGDGAEVTILDAGRATLEISNPAQVRMIDRVEADGQPSLKLRVALEVGDARLATRAAVDGGAELVANPRETPWRSLNSRLNGPEGVQLTLFEELDE
- a CDS encoding N-acetylmannosamine-6-phosphate 2-epimerase, which produces MFDLSVLASRLIVSCQAYPGEPMRDPRTMAQMAQAAVIGGAAAVRIQGIQDLEQTRDAVDVPMIGLWKDGTDGVFITPTLDHALACAAAGSDIVAIDGTRRPRPDGRNLAETIAALHEQTGALVMADCGSAADAKAAADAGADVIGTTLAGYTGERPKTDGPDLELIAEIAALDLGRPLIAEGRIHTPAQARACLDAGAFAVVVGTAITHPTTITGWFAGALQG
- a CDS encoding ROK family protein; amino-acid sequence: MPSASQCVIGVDLGGTKTAAGIVDATGTVHAVESRPTPAAAGAAAILATAVGLVTALLAQARAAGLDPVAVGIGSAGVIDARDGSVVSATDSLTGWAGTPLAAHVAEQSGLPAYAVNDVHAHNLGEHWRGASAGADSSLLVAVGTGVGGSLILDGGPHLGARAVAGHVGHLASPFAYDDGGRPLPCSCGRAGHVEAIASGPSIAALYRRLVDGETAGGETVGGETVGGEPAGGEPAGGDAIAGSVTGREVAEMAGAGDPLALRALTTGATAAGQAVGGLANMLDPSVVVVGGGVAGAGDLWWTPFRAALRAELMDPLADLPVVPADLGSSAAIVGAAKFAFDRLSAELNASQEHHHV
- the gluQRS gene encoding tRNA glutamyl-Q(34) synthetase GluQRS — protein: MTSGAGRFAPSPTGDLHVGNLRTAILAWLFARSTGRRFLLRVEDLDPERSRPETGQLLDLTAVGLTWDAAPVRQSERTSLYLEAIGRLAADGLVYECFCTRSEIADAPRAPHAPPGAYPGTCRNLSEDDRARRRKLRPAALRLRSGVAEFTVTDLLHGAYTGPVDDLVLLRNDGVPPYNLAVVVDDAAQGIDQVVRGGDLLASAPRQAYLASLLDLPPVEYVHVPLVLNPRGQRLAKRDGAITLAALAGAGMETAGVRDLILDSLGLPAGPLDDALTAFSVAQLPREPWVFEAPFPAKPGPGVFPAPG
- a CDS encoding VOC family protein; translation: MDWTLEVVVLPVSDLDRAVAFYRDQVGFTLDHRTVNGDMDFAQLTPPGSGCSIVIGNLPSQQQMEPGSMSGLQLVVSDARAARDELVGRGVDASELTVIDPRDGGTFFGFSDPDGNSWAVQEMKVRAEQPLIPRSGSAP